The following coding sequences lie in one Flexivirga oryzae genomic window:
- a CDS encoding antitoxin: protein MPKVTFDLPDDLKRAIEIEAQRQLLPEAEIIRQALRSVIMTDKPKPRGALFASSDAIGGRVDDLLDRFGE from the coding sequence ATGCCAAAAGTGACGTTCGATCTGCCGGACGACTTGAAGCGAGCCATCGAAATCGAAGCGCAGCGACAACTCCTGCCAGAGGCCGAGATCATCCGACAAGCTCTGCGGTCGGTAATAATGACAGACAAGCCCAAACCGCGGGGCGCGTTGTTCGCGAGCTCCGATGCCATCGGTGGGCGCGTCGACGATCTGCTCGACAGGTTCGGTGAATGA
- a CDS encoding GlxA family transcriptional regulator yields the protein MRIGLIAIDGCFGSAVASVIDIVRVADGARGDVDPRIGPIELAILGPKRRVTTTASMTLSVDHPLSESAEFDVVVVPALGTLTAAATNDALQSRDARSVIASLGRLDEATTRIAAACTGVFAVAETGRMHHRRATTSWFLGPEFLKRYPTVALDLDTMVVVDGNLVTAGAAFAHIDLALSLVRSISPDLAQHVAKLLIIDERPSQAAFVAYEHLRHEDPIVVEFERFVRARLDEPFNIAFVAQSLGTSRRTLERRVRAALNLTPLGFVQRLRIERARHLSATTDLTSAEIALRVGYANAETLRSLLRRERRRS from the coding sequence ATGCGTATCGGACTGATCGCGATCGACGGCTGCTTCGGTTCGGCTGTCGCGTCGGTCATCGACATCGTGCGGGTGGCCGACGGAGCCCGCGGCGATGTCGACCCGCGGATCGGCCCGATCGAACTCGCCATCCTCGGACCGAAACGGAGAGTGACCACGACGGCATCGATGACCCTGTCGGTGGACCACCCGCTGTCGGAGTCGGCAGAGTTCGACGTGGTCGTCGTGCCTGCGCTTGGAACCCTCACGGCCGCCGCTACCAACGACGCCCTCCAGAGCCGAGATGCTCGTTCGGTCATCGCCTCGCTCGGGCGCCTCGACGAGGCGACCACCCGGATCGCCGCGGCGTGCACCGGCGTGTTCGCTGTCGCCGAGACCGGACGGATGCATCATCGGCGGGCGACGACCAGCTGGTTCCTGGGGCCGGAGTTCCTGAAGCGCTATCCGACCGTCGCCCTCGATCTCGACACCATGGTCGTGGTCGACGGGAACCTCGTCACCGCCGGCGCCGCGTTCGCCCACATCGACCTCGCGCTCTCACTCGTGCGATCGATCAGCCCCGACCTGGCCCAACATGTCGCCAAGCTCCTCATCATCGACGAGCGCCCGTCGCAGGCGGCCTTCGTCGCCTACGAACATCTCCGGCACGAGGACCCGATCGTCGTCGAGTTCGAACGCTTCGTGCGCGCCCGCCTGGACGAACCGTTCAACATCGCCTTCGTCGCGCAGTCGCTCGGCACCAGCCGGCGCACCCTCGAACGACGAGTCCGTGCGGCGCTCAACCTCACTCCGCTCGGCTTCGTCCAACGGCTTCGCATCGAACGAGCTCGGCACCTCTCAGCAACCACGGACCTCACCTCCGCCGAGATCGCGCTACGGGTCGGCTACGCGAACGCTGAGACTCTGCGCTCCCTCCTGCGCAGGGAGCGACGCCGTTCCTGA
- a CDS encoding putative quinol monooxygenase, producing the protein MSTPASLPYAFVAKIVAADGQHDALADLLAGAVALANEEEGTIVWFAVRTHADTFWIFDAFPDEAARDAHANGAIVAALTANQHLLGAAPEILAADVLASKLP; encoded by the coding sequence ATGTCCACACCCGCATCACTTCCGTATGCCTTCGTCGCCAAGATCGTCGCGGCCGATGGACAGCACGACGCGCTCGCCGATCTGCTCGCCGGCGCTGTCGCACTCGCCAACGAAGAAGAAGGAACGATTGTCTGGTTCGCGGTCAGGACCCACGCCGACACCTTCTGGATCTTCGATGCATTCCCCGACGAGGCCGCTCGCGACGCCCACGCCAACGGCGCCATCGTCGCAGCCCTGACGGCCAACCAGCACCTCCTCGGCGCAGCACCCGAGATCCTGGCGGCCGACGTCCTCGCTTCCAAGCTCCCGTAG